Proteins encoded by one window of Candidatus Zixiibacteriota bacterium:
- a CDS encoding DUF6249 domain-containing protein, with amino-acid sequence MQNPEIIIVPVVFGVVAYMIKLWLDYLLKSKLINRGMVDEKVKFLNFNGHERYAPTSLKWGLVFVLVGISLLVIQAFPGYVETEFIFGMMLIAAGAGLLIYYFVASSLRKKHLESHPEQKTE; translated from the coding sequence ATGCAGAATCCTGAAATAATAATAGTACCGGTAGTATTCGGAGTTGTCGCATATATGATAAAACTCTGGCTCGACTATCTTTTGAAATCAAAGCTAATCAATCGAGGGATGGTTGATGAGAAGGTTAAGTTTTTGAATTTCAACGGCCACGAGAGATATGCTCCTACTTCGTTAAAATGGGGATTGGTTTTCGTTTTGGTCGGTATCAGCCTTTTGGTGATTCAGGCTTTCCCGGGATATGTTGAAACCGAATTTATTTTCGGCATGATGCTGATAGCCGCCGGGGCCGGACTCTTGATTTACTACTTTGTGGCCAGTTCGCTCAGAAAAAAGCATCTGGAATCACATCCGGAGCAAAAGACAGAATAA
- a CDS encoding sigma-70 family RNA polymerase sigma factor yields MIDLKKLVDSILAGNKAAFRDLINQTQRLVSHIVYRMIKRESDQEDICQEVFIKVYQNLGNFRFDCKLSTWIARIAYTTCLNFLEKKKLPFYEDLGDENKSFEPADGETKRPDYQFAQKDISAILRQEIDNIPPVYRTIVTLYHIDEMSYAEIADIMKMPEGTVKSYLFRARRMLKDRLLAKYNREEL; encoded by the coding sequence ATGATTGATTTAAAAAAGTTGGTTGACAGCATCTTGGCCGGAAATAAAGCGGCCTTCCGCGATTTGATAAATCAAACCCAACGCCTTGTCAGTCATATAGTTTATCGAATGATAAAACGGGAGTCGGATCAGGAAGATATTTGTCAGGAGGTTTTTATTAAAGTGTACCAGAATCTCGGAAATTTCCGGTTTGATTGCAAGCTCTCAACCTGGATCGCGAGAATAGCATATACGACCTGCCTTAACTTCCTGGAAAAAAAGAAACTTCCGTTTTATGAAGATTTGGGAGACGAAAATAAATCGTTTGAACCGGCCGATGGCGAAACAAAAAGACCTGATTATCAGTTTGCGCAAAAGGATATTTCCGCTATATTAAGACAGGAGATTGATAATATCCCGCCGGTTTATCGGACGATCGTAACTTTATATCATATTGATGAGATGAGTTACGCCGAAATCGCCGATATAATGAAAATGCCGGAAGGAACCGTAAAAAGTTATCTTTTTCGAGCCCGGCGGATGTTAAAAGACAGATTACTGGCCAAATATAATCGGGAGGAACTGTGA